Proteins from a single region of Candidatus Woesearchaeota archaeon:
- a CDS encoding Glu/Leu/Phe/Val dehydrogenase, translating into MTFNSIQTFLERIAPLANITPQELQQLQTPVRELSAQLHVRGKTYPAYRVQFNNARGPFKGGIRFHPEVELDEVKSLAFWMGIKTAVADVPYGGGKGGVTVDPKTLSKEELQELSRAYVKAFYQHLGPTKDIPAPDVYTTPQIMAWMLDEYETLTQQSAPGFITGKPLELGGSKVRDIATALGGIYILEEALHKLNLKDKTAVVQGFGNAGMNAAKLLAEHGFKVVAVSDSKGAIYNQNGINISDLIAIKDKTDMVTSYANAQKITPAELLALPCTVLVPAALSGAITKDNAAEINAKIILELANGPTTPQADVLLHARKILVLPDILANSGGVTVSYFEWVQNNMGYYWTDVEVREKLKDKMVTAFNNLWPDYHKGPHDMRTIAYVHAIKKIVGAQRLRTQ; encoded by the coding sequence ATGACATTCAACTCCATACAAACCTTTCTTGAACGCATCGCACCGCTTGCAAACATTACTCCGCAAGAACTCCAACAACTTCAAACACCTGTACGTGAACTCTCAGCTCAGCTGCACGTGCGTGGCAAAACCTATCCTGCCTATCGTGTTCAATTTAACAACGCACGTGGTCCATTCAAAGGGGGCATTCGCTTTCATCCCGAAGTTGAACTCGACGAAGTAAAATCGCTTGCGTTCTGGATGGGCATTAAAACAGCAGTTGCCGATGTACCTTATGGGGGAGGTAAGGGTGGTGTGACCGTTGATCCTAAAACACTCTCCAAAGAGGAACTCCAAGAACTAAGTCGCGCGTATGTTAAAGCGTTTTATCAACATCTTGGTCCAACCAAAGATATTCCTGCACCTGATGTATATACAACTCCACAAATCATGGCATGGATGTTAGACGAATATGAAACTCTCACTCAACAGTCCGCTCCTGGTTTTATTACCGGAAAACCATTAGAATTAGGTGGTTCCAAAGTACGTGATATTGCGACGGCATTAGGTGGTATTTACATTCTTGAAGAAGCATTACATAAATTGAATCTCAAAGACAAAACAGCCGTCGTCCAAGGTTTTGGCAACGCGGGAATGAACGCCGCAAAATTACTTGCAGAACACGGATTCAAAGTCGTTGCAGTTTCTGATTCCAAAGGAGCAATCTATAACCAAAATGGAATTAATATTTCAGATCTCATTGCAATCAAAGACAAAACGGATATGGTCACATCCTATGCTAATGCGCAAAAAATTACACCAGCCGAACTTCTTGCATTACCATGCACAGTTCTTGTTCCCGCAGCGTTAAGCGGTGCAATCACCAAAGACAATGCCGCAGAAATTAATGCCAAAATTATTCTTGAACTTGCCAATGGGCCTACCACTCCCCAAGCAGACGTCTTACTTCATGCACGTAAAATCTTGGTTTTACCAGATATTCTTGCCAATTCCGGTGGAGTTACGGTATCTTATTTTGAATGGGTACAAAACAACATGGGCTATTATTGGACAGACGTTGAAGTGCGTGAGAAACTCAAAGACAAAATGGTCACTGCGTTTAATAACCTCTGGCCAGACTATCACAAAGGTCCACATGATATGAGAACTATCGCGTATGTTCATGCAATCAAGAAGATTGTGGGCGCACAGAGACTCAGAACACAATAA
- a CDS encoding DEAD/DEAH box helicase, producing MEAFKTLGVNDLVLRALEEQKFEKPTLIQQQAIPLVLSGHDIIASSATGSGKTLAFSVGIIQNSNAQRGIQALILTPTRELAEQVSRAIMGFAKYKKLNVVALYGGVSISPQIDMLRRAQIVVATPGRLLDHLERRTIDLSSAKTVVLDEADRMFDMGFRDDVESILKACPKERQTLLFSATISDDIVVLSEKYMSNPVEIEAEKRVDPTKLHQVYYDVQDRDKFSLLAHLLAQEKEGLVMIFSNTRQWTDFVTDNLRRLNMDAIAIHGGLSQQKRNSMMKLFHSKRATILVCTDVAARGLDIKGVSHVYNYDLPADPKEYVHRIGRTARAGTDGKVINIVGSRDHENFRRILSLNRLTIPCEKTPAFERVRSVFSGGDRESSGGSRTRERPSQHTQRNPRSFEPSSSSFGRGGSRSHSGSRGPRELTRTPRDSSSSSRPAERSGERSFRGRGSNVQARPRRDDHRK from the coding sequence ATGGAAGCATTCAAAACATTAGGCGTAAATGATCTCGTTTTACGAGCATTAGAAGAACAAAAATTCGAAAAACCAACTTTAATTCAGCAACAAGCAATCCCTCTAGTCTTAAGTGGGCATGATATTATTGCAAGTTCCGCAACAGGATCAGGTAAAACTCTTGCATTTAGTGTTGGTATCATTCAAAATTCCAACGCACAACGTGGTATTCAAGCATTAATTCTCACCCCTACTCGCGAACTTGCTGAACAAGTATCCCGCGCAATTATGGGTTTTGCAAAATACAAAAAACTCAATGTCGTTGCACTCTATGGTGGCGTTTCCATTAGTCCACAAATAGATATGTTACGTCGAGCGCAAATTGTTGTTGCCACGCCTGGTCGTCTTCTAGATCATCTAGAACGCCGTACTATTGATTTAAGCAGCGCAAAAACCGTCGTTCTTGACGAAGCAGATCGTATGTTTGATATGGGCTTTCGCGATGATGTCGAATCAATTCTCAAAGCCTGTCCAAAAGAACGACAAACTCTTCTGTTTTCCGCAACAATTTCTGATGACATCGTGGTTCTTTCAGAAAAATATATGAGTAACCCTGTTGAAATTGAAGCAGAAAAACGCGTTGATCCTACTAAACTTCATCAAGTTTATTATGACGTACAAGACCGTGATAAATTCTCATTGCTTGCTCATCTTTTAGCGCAAGAAAAAGAGGGTCTTGTAATGATTTTTTCTAACACTCGTCAATGGACTGATTTCGTTACCGACAATTTGCGACGCCTGAACATGGATGCAATTGCGATTCATGGTGGTCTCTCCCAACAAAAACGCAATAGCATGATGAAATTGTTTCATTCCAAACGCGCAACTATTCTTGTCTGCACTGATGTTGCTGCTCGTGGACTTGACATCAAAGGAGTAAGTCATGTATATAATTACGATTTACCTGCAGATCCTAAAGAATATGTTCATCGTATTGGTCGTACTGCTCGCGCAGGAACTGATGGGAAAGTCATTAACATTGTAGGATCACGAGATCATGAAAACTTTCGACGTATCTTGTCACTTAACCGCTTGACCATTCCTTGTGAAAAAACTCCTGCTTTTGAAAGAGTACGCAGTGTCTTTTCAGGTGGAGATCGTGAAAGCAGTGGCGGTAGTCGAACTCGAGAACGTCCTTCACAACACACTCAACGCAACCCTCGTTCATTCGAACCATCATCTTCCAGTTTTGGTCGTGGCGGGTCACGTTCCCATTCTGGTTCTCGTGGTCCAAGAGAATTAACGAGAACTCCTCGTGATTCTTCAAGTTCTTCACGACCAGCAGAACGTAGTGGAGAACGTAGTTTTCGCGGACGTGGATCTAACGTGCAAGCACGACCAAGACGCGACGATCACAGAAAATAG
- a CDS encoding VIT1/CCC1 transporter family protein — translation MIKATPTATYFASSQYSHFRITTELAKVEKNPHFKKILEDFAKHEKGDFEFWKKLTNTETFVVSPIKIFFLKILRKILGLTFIVKYLEREEEKIIKNYTTYLGKISDPELKKKIKIAIAHETKHEKELINQIKEERVEFISSIVLGINDGLIELTGALVGFSFALQQNHLIALTGFITGIAASLSMASSAYMQAQYEKGKHPGKAAVYTGIAYVIVVFLLIIPFVLSSSIHVALAILLFIVLGIIGSISYYTSILFTRSFIKQFLKMMTFTLGVALITFLLGLFLRVVFGIEV, via the coding sequence ATGATTAAAGCAACACCTACAGCAACATATTTCGCATCTTCTCAATATTCTCATTTTAGGATCACCACTGAATTAGCAAAAGTCGAAAAAAATCCTCATTTCAAAAAAATTCTTGAAGACTTTGCCAAACATGAAAAAGGTGATTTTGAATTCTGGAAAAAATTAACCAATACAGAAACATTTGTTGTTAGCCCAATAAAAATATTCTTCCTCAAAATTTTACGTAAAATTCTTGGTCTCACATTTATTGTTAAATATCTTGAACGTGAAGAAGAAAAGATCATCAAAAATTATACTACCTATCTGGGTAAGATTAGCGATCCCGAACTCAAGAAGAAAATTAAAATAGCAATAGCTCATGAAACAAAACACGAAAAAGAATTAATTAATCAGATCAAAGAAGAACGAGTTGAGTTTATCTCCAGTATTGTTTTAGGAATCAATGATGGTCTGATCGAATTAACTGGGGCGCTCGTAGGATTTTCATTTGCTCTTCAACAAAACCATCTTATTGCACTAACAGGATTTATTACAGGAATTGCTGCAAGTCTGTCTATGGCATCTTCAGCCTATATGCAAGCCCAATACGAAAAAGGAAAACATCCCGGAAAAGCCGCAGTGTATACTGGGATTGCGTATGTTATCGTTGTCTTTTTGCTGATTATTCCCTTTGTTTTATCCAGTTCAATCCACGTTGCCCTTGCAATCCTACTCTTTATTGTCTTAGGGATCATCGGGAGTATTTCATATTACACTTCAATACTTTTCACAAGATCTTTCATCAAACAATTCCTCAAAATGATGACATTCACACTTGGCGTCGCATTAATTACCTTTCTATTAGGATTATTCTTACGAGTAGTGTTTGGAATTGAGGTCTAA
- the aspS gene encoding aspartate--tRNA(Asn) ligase has translation MQRTHINQIQEGHTVNVQGWVHSLRGQSKIKFLQLRDITGVVQCILMDQAQFPTFDKLLAESAISITGLVKKAVVKSEEVTQKTVEIEIQKLDILNVAEPLPITISTTGDALTNELSKRLDYRYVDLHRRDTQAIFKIQSTLLAAFREFMVNEGATECIFPSIIGASSEGGTELYPVQYFEKTAVLSQSCQLYKQMAACSLEKVFSVFTVWRAEKHNTLRHLNEARQMDFEVAFADDKVAMDVLGRCVQYIVKTILERNATDLEVLKVLPKIPTVKYMTFAEVATLMKQHHVEMGEDDLSGESEQKLGELYPDTVIFVHDWPLAGKPFYIMPKGEHLSYGYDAIYQGMEICSGGQRIHLPELLIERLKVKGLNPDHFKSYIDSFRYGAPPHAGWGVGVERLTMQILGIKNIREVTLFPRDRDRLTP, from the coding sequence ATGCAACGTACTCATATCAATCAAATTCAAGAAGGACACACTGTTAATGTGCAAGGCTGGGTTCATAGCTTGCGTGGTCAAAGCAAAATTAAATTCTTACAATTACGCGATATCACTGGGGTGGTCCAATGTATCTTAATGGATCAAGCTCAGTTCCCTACGTTCGACAAACTTCTCGCAGAGTCAGCTATTTCTATTACTGGATTAGTCAAAAAAGCAGTGGTGAAAAGTGAGGAAGTAACCCAAAAAACCGTTGAAATCGAGATTCAAAAGTTAGATATTCTTAACGTAGCAGAACCATTGCCAATTACCATCTCCACAACCGGCGATGCGCTTACTAACGAACTTTCCAAACGTCTAGACTATCGTTATGTAGATCTTCATCGACGAGATACGCAGGCAATTTTCAAAATTCAATCCACCTTACTTGCTGCATTTCGTGAGTTTATGGTTAACGAAGGAGCAACAGAATGTATTTTTCCGTCCATCATCGGCGCATCTTCTGAAGGGGGAACAGAATTATATCCAGTTCAATATTTTGAAAAAACCGCAGTTCTTTCTCAAAGCTGTCAGCTTTACAAACAAATGGCTGCCTGTTCATTAGAAAAAGTTTTCTCCGTTTTTACTGTATGGCGCGCAGAAAAACACAACACACTACGACATCTTAACGAAGCGCGCCAAATGGACTTTGAGGTCGCTTTTGCTGATGATAAAGTTGCGATGGATGTACTAGGTCGTTGTGTACAATACATTGTGAAAACAATTCTGGAACGCAACGCTACCGATCTCGAAGTGCTTAAAGTTCTCCCTAAGATTCCTACAGTGAAATACATGACGTTTGCTGAGGTAGCTACACTCATGAAACAACATCATGTGGAAATGGGAGAAGATGATCTCTCTGGCGAATCAGAGCAAAAATTAGGAGAATTATATCCCGATACTGTCATCTTTGTTCATGATTGGCCACTTGCGGGTAAACCTTTCTACATCATGCCAAAAGGCGAACATCTCTCCTATGGTTATGATGCAATCTATCAAGGCATGGAAATTTGCTCTGGCGGACAACGGATTCATCTTCCAGAACTACTTATCGAACGATTAAAAGTCAAAGGACTCAATCCAGACCACTTCAAATCATATATTGATTCCTTCCGCTACGGCGCACCGCCTCATGCAGGCTGGGGCGTTGGCGTTGAACGACTAACAATGCAGATTTTAGGCATAAAAAACATCCGAGAAGTCACCTTATTTCCGAGAGATCGGGATAGATTGACACCGTAA
- a CDS encoding SIMPL domain-containing protein (The SIMPL domain is named for its presence in mouse protein SIMPL (signalling molecule that associates with mouse pelle-like kinase). Bacterial member BP26, from Brucella, was shown to assemble into a channel-like structure, while YggE from E. coli has been associated with resistance to oxidative stress.), with translation MSEKILGLIGIGICAILLFGVFMAVNKEPAVVGNTQAGEEQRLNTVSVTGVAEEKVMPDQAILRLAVMTESLTAANAEEENSLKMNRVMKALRDKGIAEKDIVTEYYNLYPYQNYNYQTGRSEEKGFRAQHTLRVTVRDIAKAGEIMDVAVSAGVTNVDSVSFSLTDDKEKQLREELIGQAASKARERANLLVDALGAKVGKVVAVSETGYQPPIYYARDMVAMKAEAGSAPNAVPTITPEEITVSVQINVEFAIE, from the coding sequence ATGAGTGAAAAAATACTTGGATTAATTGGAATTGGAATTTGCGCTATTCTTTTATTTGGCGTCTTTATGGCAGTCAACAAAGAACCGGCAGTTGTGGGAAATACACAGGCAGGGGAAGAACAGCGGCTCAACACGGTTAGTGTTACAGGAGTAGCTGAAGAGAAAGTTATGCCAGATCAAGCAATCTTGCGTCTTGCAGTGATGACTGAGAGTTTGACCGCAGCAAATGCTGAAGAAGAAAATTCATTGAAGATGAATCGGGTGATGAAAGCGCTTCGTGACAAAGGAATTGCAGAGAAAGATATTGTGACAGAATATTACAATTTGTATCCGTACCAGAATTATAATTATCAAACTGGACGCAGTGAAGAGAAAGGCTTTCGTGCACAGCATACTTTACGTGTAACTGTACGTGATATTGCCAAAGCTGGTGAGATCATGGATGTTGCAGTAAGTGCAGGAGTTACCAATGTTGACTCAGTCTCGTTTAGTCTCACTGATGATAAAGAGAAACAATTGCGGGAAGAGTTAATTGGACAGGCTGCAAGCAAAGCACGTGAACGAGCAAATTTACTGGTTGATGCTTTGGGTGCAAAAGTAGGAAAAGTTGTGGCTGTGAGTGAAACTGGGTATCAACCACCAATTTATTATGCACGAGATATGGTTGCTATGAAAGCAGAAGCAGGTAGTGCTCCTAATGCAGTTCCTACCATTACTCCAGAAGAAATAACTGTGTCTGTGCAGATTAATGTGGAATTTGCGATTGAGTAG
- a CDS encoding helix-turn-helix transcriptional regulator: MAKSKLLFIDLSQKKTKSIAEAITSETARKVMDHLSDKVDTEQQIATTLGLPISTVHYHIQKLMEVGLVKADEFHYSAKGREVNHYKLASQYIVIAPSRDTVFRERLKALLPVGGIVVGIAAILRLIERIAVSQPVLTTPDIAAKSAELTQEAVMAAPTLMMEVAPVVQTTSVDFSLWFLVGGLSAMVIYVLVAFIQDKIKRK; encoded by the coding sequence ATGGCAAAATCAAAACTACTTTTTATTGATCTTTCACAGAAAAAAACTAAATCGATTGCTGAGGCAATTACATCTGAAACAGCACGCAAAGTGATGGATCATTTGTCAGATAAGGTAGATACGGAACAGCAGATTGCTACAACTCTGGGGCTGCCGATCTCGACGGTCCATTATCATATTCAAAAATTGATGGAAGTAGGATTAGTGAAAGCAGATGAGTTTCATTATTCTGCGAAAGGACGTGAAGTGAATCATTACAAATTAGCGAGCCAATATATTGTGATTGCGCCATCTCGTGATACAGTGTTTCGGGAACGGTTGAAGGCGTTATTACCTGTTGGCGGGATTGTTGTGGGGATTGCTGCAATTTTACGTTTAATTGAAAGAATCGCTGTTTCTCAACCAGTTTTGACAACCCCAGATATAGCTGCAAAAAGTGCTGAGTTAACACAAGAAGCCGTGATGGCTGCCCCAACTTTAATGATGGAAGTTGCCCCAGTTGTACAAACTACAAGCGTAGACTTTTCATTGTGGTTTTTGGTTGGCGGACTGAGTGCAATGGTAATTTATGTGTTAGTAGCGTTTATTCAGGACAAAATTAAGAGAAAATAG